The Mailhella massiliensis DNA segment GCAAAAGGAAAATATATTGGATTTGTTGATGCTGATGATTATATTTCAGATAACTACTTTGGTTCATTGTATAGAATTGCAAGAATAAAAGATGCAGATATTGCTATGACTAATAATGTAGTTAGATTTCCTTCAAAAAGTATAAAACATAAAAATATGGGATTTTCAATAAATAAAAAAATTGGAGATGATCAAAAAATTAATATAATTAATACAACTGGAGTAACGTGGAATAAGATATATAAAAGAGAATTTTTAAATAAATATCTTATATTATTTCCAGAAATACATACAATGGGTACAGATAATTATATTACAGTATTATCATTATTTTTTGCAAAAAATATAGTTACTACTGATAAATCTATATACTATTATAGAGAAAATCATAATTCTATTATTAATAAGAAAAAAGATGCGTCATATTATAAATTAACAGATGTATATAGTAGGATTATAACAAGAATATTATATTCAGATAAAAATAAAGAAATAAAAAATAAATGGATTAATTCTGTTATTAATAGATTTTACAAAGATACTAAGTCTAATTTGTCAAAATTTGAGACAAATTTGGAGAAAATAAATTATATAAATTATGTTTATAATCAGTTTCCTAATATTGTTCTTGATGATATCAATAGACCAATTGTGTCATTAACGTCATATCCGGCGCGAATAAATACTGTATATCAAACTATTGATTCGATTCTTAGTCAAGATATTCCACCAAAAAAGATAGTTTTATATTTGGCAGAATCTCAATTTCCTATGAAAGAAGCGTCTCTTCCTGAAAAACTTATATCTAAAATTAATGATATATTTGAAGTGAGATGGTGTGATGATATTAGATCATATAAAAAGTTAATACCTGCATTAAAAGATTTCCCCAATGATATTATAATAACTGGTGATGATGATGTGATATATCCAAAAAATTGGATAAGAATATTATTAACAGGATATTATAATGATCCTTTATCTGTTCAATGTTTGAGAGCTAGACGTATGGTTTTTGAAAATAATAAATTTAGTGAGTATTCAAAGTTTAGATTAATAAAAGATGATTCGAAAGCATCATTTTTAATACTGCAGACTGGATTAGGTGGATGTTTATATACAAAGAATATGTTTTATGAAGATATATGTAAAAAGGAATTGTTTACTAAACTTTGTCCGGATGGTGATGATTTATGGTTCTGGGCAATGGCTGTAATAAAAGGAACAAAAATTCACTGGTGTGCTCCTGGTCTTAATAATCCACAGTATATTGAAAATACACAAATTGAAAATAATACACTTTGGGAAAGGAATAAAATATATGGTAACGATATTAATATTAAAAATTTAATTGGATACTATAATAATAAAATAATAAATAATATTATTAGTGAATAAAGTGTTATTTTTTTTATGATGTAATTGTATAATGTGTTATGAGGGAATTTTATGAATGGAAATATTACAATTAGGGAAATTTTTTTACATGAGAAAGATATATTATACTCGTCAAAATTTGTAAGGCATGTTGTAAATAGAAGATTAAAAAGATCTTATGTTGATAAAAATATTATTAATCAAAAAAGTGTTTATATTAATTTTGAAGATATTAAAGATTTAAAAACTGGAATTTATACAACAGAGATATGTAATGCTAAATTTCAATTTTTCTTTCATAAAGGTTCAGAAAAAAAACTTTTCGTCGTTTTAGATGGGGCACGAACTAGTTCTGGGGGTAAAAAAAGAGATATTCCTATATATAATAGATGGTCATTTTATAATCTTACAAATGCATCATGGATTTCATTAGAAGATCCTATGTATTTTAAATATGAAGATCTTCTTTTGGGGTGGTTTTATGGAGATAAAAGTAATGATTTTAGATACTATACATCATTATTAATAGAAAAAATAGTTAATATATTAAAAATAAATCATGAGAATGTTGTTTTTTATGGTGGGTCTGGTGGTGGTACGGCTGCTTTAGATGTTGCTACAAAATTTGGAAATTGTACAGCTGTATCTATCAATGGGCAATATAATTTTGAATATAATCATGATAATATAAAAGATTTTTTTGAAAAAACTGGTATAGATTTGCATAAAAATGATATATTTAATAGAAATAATATATTAAATATGTTGGGAAATGACACTGTAAAATATATATTTATTGAAAATTGTAAATCAAAGTGGGATTACAGAGATCATCTTAGTTATGTATGTGATAAATTGAATATTAAACCTAGATTAGGAATATCTAAATTTAATAATATTTATATGTATATTTATGAGGCAAATGGAAAATTTCCACATACTAGTTTTGAAGATCGAGTATTATTTTATGTTATAGACTTTATTATAAAGCTTGCAAATAGTAATTCAAATATAGAAGATTATAAATCGCTATTTTTATTGTTTAATGAATTTTGGTACTATAAATATCAAACAGATAATGTATTATCTATAGAATATATTAATGATGATAATTTTATTACACAATCAACTCAGTTTATTAATAATATTAAAATTGATTCAGGTATTGATAAATATTGTTGTTATAAAGTTCTTTTGAAGTGTAATAAAAAATATAAAATATCTATTCATGGTATTAATTTAAATTCAAAAGATAAAGAAATAACTATTGGTGTTTATTCTCCAACATTACATGATTTTATTATATCTGAT contains these protein-coding regions:
- a CDS encoding glycosyltransferase family 2 protein → MLNRKVKKLFKHPYLFFKDIGKKNVTEKQGYEEYKIMNNIKKDVNIDVSVIIPVFNVSKYIETCLKSLINQKNKNLEFIFVDDFSSDNSISIVEKYAKQDNRIIILKNSANLGCATTRNLAISIAKGKYIGFVDADDYISDNYFGSLYRIARIKDADIAMTNNVVRFPSKSIKHKNMGFSINKKIGDDQKINIINTTGVTWNKIYKREFLNKYLILFPEIHTMGTDNYITVLSLFFAKNIVTTDKSIYYYRENHNSIINKKKDASYYKLTDVYSRIITRILYSDKNKEIKNKWINSVINRFYKDTKSNLSKFETNLEKINYINYVYNQFPNIVLDDINRPIVSLTSYPARINTVYQTIDSILSQDIPPKKIVLYLAESQFPMKEASLPEKLISKINDIFEVRWCDDIRSYKKLIPALKDFPNDIIITGDDDVIYPKNWIRILLTGYYNDPLSVQCLRARRMVFENNKFSEYSKFRLIKDDSKASFLILQTGLGGCLYTKNMFYEDICKKELFTKLCPDGDDLWFWAMAVIKGTKIHWCAPGLNNPQYIENTQIENNTLWERNKIYGNDINIKNLIGYYNNKIINNIISE